From a single Leptospira levettii genomic region:
- a CDS encoding NAD(P)/FAD-dependent oxidoreductase, which yields MGKKPKIAIIGAGASGCFVANQLFDAFSGNVSIQIFERSKEPLAKLRVSGGGRCNVTHQLFDPEQLSLRYPRGQKELRWAFETFQPKDTIDWFAKRGVTLKAEADGRMFPTTDKSETIIDCFLNELKKNKIPIHFEQGLVGIYKTEKDTESFRLLWEGGKEEFFDAVVLATGSNRKVWSMIEKLGHSIINPVPSLFTLTLENTDLMELTGLVVPHAEIKILPKGKPQKGPILITHWGLSGPCALRLSAWEARTLFDANYHVELSVNWVGGESTQFVEDLYLKKKETSPSEKIAQDPNWKLPSRFFEWILKESGIQANKRYSDLSKSEIRNISLNLTQKKLQMVAKGVFKEEFVTAGGVNRKEIQFQTMESKVCPGLFFVGEVIDVDGITGGFNFQNAWTTSVIAAQGIHKTFVI from the coding sequence TTGGGTAAAAAACCCAAAATAGCGATTATTGGCGCAGGTGCTTCAGGTTGTTTTGTCGCCAACCAATTGTTTGATGCTTTCTCTGGGAATGTCTCCATTCAAATTTTTGAGAGGAGTAAAGAACCACTCGCCAAACTTCGTGTGTCTGGTGGTGGCAGATGTAATGTAACACACCAGTTGTTTGATCCCGAACAACTGTCACTGCGTTATCCGCGAGGCCAAAAAGAATTACGTTGGGCATTTGAAACCTTCCAACCTAAAGATACAATCGATTGGTTTGCCAAAAGAGGTGTAACACTGAAAGCAGAAGCAGATGGCAGAATGTTTCCTACTACAGACAAGTCAGAAACCATCATCGATTGTTTTTTAAATGAACTAAAAAAAAATAAAATCCCAATCCACTTTGAACAAGGATTAGTTGGAATTTATAAAACGGAAAAAGATACCGAATCATTTCGACTTTTATGGGAAGGTGGTAAAGAGGAATTTTTTGATGCCGTTGTCCTTGCAACAGGTTCAAACCGAAAAGTTTGGAGTATGATTGAAAAACTAGGACATTCTATTATAAACCCAGTACCTTCTTTGTTTACGTTAACTTTAGAAAATACCGATTTGATGGAATTAACTGGGCTAGTTGTTCCCCATGCAGAAATTAAAATTTTACCAAAAGGAAAACCTCAAAAAGGTCCAATCCTCATTACCCATTGGGGTCTCAGTGGTCCATGTGCACTTCGATTATCAGCTTGGGAAGCAAGGACTTTATTTGATGCCAATTACCATGTTGAATTGTCAGTGAATTGGGTTGGTGGTGAATCCACTCAGTTTGTTGAAGATTTGTATTTGAAAAAAAAAGAAACTTCGCCAAGTGAAAAAATCGCACAAGATCCTAACTGGAAATTACCTTCTCGATTTTTTGAATGGATACTAAAAGAATCCGGAATTCAGGCGAACAAACGTTATTCGGATTTGAGTAAATCCGAAATTAGAAATATATCCTTAAACTTAACACAAAAAAAATTACAAATGGTTGCAAAAGGTGTTTTTAAAGAAGAGTTTGTGACTGCTGGTGGAGTGAACCGCAAAGAAATCCAATTCCAAACTATGGAGAGTAAAGTTTGTCCAGGTTTGTTTTTTGTGGGTGAAGTGATCGATGTGGATGGAATCACTGGCGGTTTTAATTTTCAAAATGCTTGGACGACAAGTGTGATTGCCGCCCAAGGAATTCATAAAACATTTGTTATTTGA
- a CDS encoding VOC family protein, translating to MKYLHTMIRVQNLEKALHFFVDILGLKVSRQKDYPEGKFTLVFVSTEENDSSEIELTYNWDQAEPYSVGRNFGHLAYEVDNIYETCEKIQSMGVIINRPPRDGRMAFVRSPDLISIELLQKGNPLPPKEPWVSMPNTGEW from the coding sequence ATGAAATATTTACATACGATGATTCGTGTCCAAAATCTGGAGAAAGCTCTCCATTTTTTTGTGGATATATTAGGCCTGAAAGTTTCACGCCAGAAGGACTACCCAGAAGGTAAATTCACGTTAGTATTTGTATCCACTGAAGAAAATGACAGTTCCGAAATCGAACTTACTTATAATTGGGACCAAGCTGAACCCTATTCGGTAGGAAGGAATTTTGGTCACCTGGCATATGAAGTTGATAACATTTATGAAACCTGCGAAAAAATCCAATCGATGGGAGTCATCATCAACAGACCGCCTAGGGATGGTCGTATGGCTTTTGTTAGGTCGCCTGATCTAATATCGATTGAGTTATTACAAAAAGGAAATCCCTTACCTCCAAAAGAACCATGGGTTTCCATGCCAAATACAGGAGAGTGGTGA
- a CDS encoding sterol desaturase family protein produces MRLIESIVPFYFLLMIIEIVYTRIKKKEFYFFEDSLTDLSLGVLSRIFDGLVLLGLVFVYDKLYHLSFGIETLSKFYLAPSSFLHWLVLFVLLDFLFYLAHRYSHEIKILWASHVVHHSSEEFNLSVALRQSFIRNIGIGMFYLPLALLGFPVESYLIIDALNRTYQFWVHTRAIHKLPNWFESIFVTPSHHRVHHAMNPEYIDKNYGGVFIIWDKIFGTYCEETFEPRYGLTTQLHSYDPINANVHVLKDLFSDLIHTKNKWQGIVSFFSYPSVRPDDLQAVMDRGVRDPKLWLSHHYLELRNKVHNPVYHKASGTILYRVFLFIQFLFPTALTLYFLKRMHLYQLLEVSSVFVLLVFSFYSLGKLLEGKKEWFSVEIPKYFSWLFLLLYFFKS; encoded by the coding sequence ATGAGACTGATTGAATCCATTGTTCCTTTTTATTTTTTACTCATGATCATCGAGATCGTTTACACTCGAATCAAAAAGAAAGAATTCTATTTTTTCGAAGACTCTCTCACCGATTTGAGTTTAGGTGTGTTGAGTCGAATCTTCGATGGTTTGGTATTACTCGGTCTTGTGTTCGTTTATGATAAACTATATCATTTATCCTTCGGTATAGAAACACTTTCCAAATTCTATTTAGCTCCATCTTCCTTTCTCCATTGGTTGGTTTTATTTGTACTTTTGGATTTTTTGTTTTATCTTGCTCACCGATATAGTCATGAAATTAAGATTTTGTGGGCATCTCACGTTGTTCACCATTCTAGCGAAGAGTTCAATTTGTCCGTAGCACTTAGGCAGTCCTTTATCAGAAATATCGGGATAGGAATGTTTTATTTGCCTCTTGCTCTATTGGGTTTTCCTGTTGAATCTTATTTGATCATCGATGCACTCAATCGCACTTACCAATTTTGGGTACATACTCGTGCGATCCATAAATTACCAAATTGGTTTGAGTCAATATTTGTCACACCATCTCATCACAGGGTACACCATGCGATGAATCCAGAATACATTGATAAAAATTACGGTGGTGTTTTTATCATCTGGGATAAAATTTTTGGAACCTATTGTGAAGAAACATTTGAACCAAGGTATGGACTCACAACACAACTACATAGTTATGATCCCATTAATGCCAATGTGCATGTATTAAAAGATTTATTCTCGGATTTGATTCATACTAAAAATAAATGGCAAGGGATAGTTTCCTTTTTTTCCTATCCATCTGTTCGCCCCGATGATTTACAAGCGGTGATGGACCGAGGTGTCAGAGATCCCAAACTGTGGTTGTCACACCATTATTTAGAATTACGTAACAAAGTACATAACCCAGTGTATCACAAAGCATCAGGAACTATATTGTATCGAGTGTTTTTGTTTATCCAATTTCTATTCCCTACGGCTCTCACATTGTATTTCTTGAAACGTATGCACTTGTATCAACTATTAGAAGTATCTTCTGTTTTTGTTTTGTTAGTTTTTTCATTTTATTCCCTTGGAAAATTATTGGAAGGGAAAAAAGAGTGGTTTTCTGTGGAAATTCCTAAGTATTTCTCTTGGCTATTTCTGCTCTTATATTTTTTTAAATCTTAG
- a CDS encoding ABC-type transport auxiliary lipoprotein, LBF_0736 family: protein MKFLIRLFTVSLLGILLTQCFGVSKTFPEKRFFLIETNDTKQLFSPPKPRTFFVRKVFISQRFEGKEFVYRKDNAVYESDFYNGFFIPPSHNFKEEFSKSLIRSGNFEWDANLHTRVNVTHYIELNLSQLYGDFRSKEPKAVVEFEVVVYEDMNSISSPVFRKTYKQNITIEKKDAEALVIGWNSALNNAFTELNIDLSKQLK, encoded by the coding sequence ATGAAATTTTTGATCCGCTTATTTACAGTTAGTTTATTGGGTATTTTACTCACACAATGTTTTGGTGTGAGTAAAACTTTCCCCGAAAAAAGATTTTTTTTAATCGAGACAAATGATACAAAACAGTTGTTTTCTCCCCCCAAACCAAGAACCTTTTTTGTACGAAAAGTATTTATCTCGCAAAGATTTGAAGGAAAAGAGTTTGTATACCGAAAGGACAATGCTGTTTATGAATCCGATTTTTATAATGGATTTTTTATTCCTCCATCGCATAACTTCAAAGAGGAATTTTCGAAATCTCTAATACGTTCAGGAAATTTTGAATGGGATGCAAATTTACACACAAGAGTGAATGTAACTCATTACATCGAACTAAATTTATCACAATTGTACGGAGATTTTCGATCCAAAGAACCAAAGGCTGTTGTGGAATTTGAAGTTGTTGTTTATGAAGATATGAACAGTATTTCTTCACCAGTGTTTCGAAAAACATACAAACAAAATATCACGATCGAAAAAAAGGATGCAGAAGCACTTGTCATTGGATGGAATTCAGCTCTCAATAACGCATTCACAGAATTGAATATAGATTTGAGTAAACAATTAAAATAA